From the genome of Pseudomonas sp. WJP1:
GAAGGTGCGCTTGTCGTAGCTCCAGAATGGCGGGCGCAGCAGGGTCGGCGGCGCGCCGGTGATCGCGGCAATGTCGGCACACCCATCGGTGAGCGCCTGTTCCAGTTCCTGCGCGTCCAGCGAGCGATGATTAGTGTGCGAAGGCGTGGCCGTGTGGAAGGCCAGGATGTGCCCGGCATCGCGCTCGCGGTGCATGACCGCCCGCCCGATTTCACTGTTGCCGGCCCGCGGGGCCCGGGTCTGCACGAAAAACACTGCCTTGATGCCGGGTTGCACGGGATTGATCGCCAGGCTGTCGAGCACGGTTTCGGTCGGGTTCCAGAAACTCGAGGCGCTGGGGCCATCGTCGAAGGTCAGCAAAAAGCGGACCGGTGGTTGCGTGCGCAAAGCCTGTTCGGTTTGCGCGGTCATTTCAATGGGGGCGGCGATGCAGCCCAGCAGGCCGACTGCCATGGCGAACACCGATAGAACCTTGAACAAC
Proteins encoded in this window:
- a CDS encoding polysaccharide deacetylase family protein produces the protein MKQLFKVLSVFAMAVGLLGCIAAPIEMTAQTEQALRTQPPVRFLLTFDDGPSASSFWNPTETVLDSLAINPVQPGIKAVFFVQTRAPRAGNSEIGRAVMHRERDAGHILAFHTATPSHTNHRSLDAQELEQALTDGCADIAAITGAPPTLLRPPFWSYDKRTFAAYQQHGLHVLLTDLSANDGKIWGFNASPRRRAHMLRSMSEVRERIARGELPVVDGVIPVVVTFHDLNRYTARHTREYLQILLDSARATGVRTAPLAFYDDTAALQRAAMARTLRDSSQPAQLPGIWNWIWKDNSH